Proteins co-encoded in one Pelobates fuscus isolate aPelFus1 chromosome 5, aPelFus1.pri, whole genome shotgun sequence genomic window:
- the GUCD1 gene encoding protein GUCD1 isoform X2, whose protein sequence is MKNPGQPEGGKGAVQPPSNQDNDNRDHVQLKVPLIQQSFHWDCGLACARMVLQYLKLLREEDFQNAMQKLHLTKSIWTIDLAYLMHHFGVQHRFCTQTLGVDKGYKNQSFYRKHFDAEENRVNLLFAQAKSRGVHVEKCTVTIQDLQDHLSQGHVAIVLVNAVVLLCDLCPSRVKYCCFLPIGQKCFCRSSDYQGHFIVLCGYNKSSGSLFYNNPGYADRLCRTSVTNFEESRRSYGTDEDILFIYVAS, encoded by the exons ATGAAGAATCCGGGGCAGCCCGAGGGGGGCAAGGGAGCTGTGCAACCCCCAAGCAACCAGGACAACGATAACC GTGATCACGTCCAGTTAAAGGTCCCTCTCATCCAGCAGTCATTTCACTGGGATTGTGGTCTAGCATGTGCCCGCATGGTACTACA GTACCTGAAACTCCTGCGTGAGGAAGACTTTCAGAATGCCATGCAGAAGTTGCACCTTACTAAGAGCATATGGACCATTGACCTGGCCTACCTTATGCACCATTTTGGGGTCCAGCATCGTTTCTGCACACAGACACTAGGTGTAGATAAAGGATACAAGAATCAG TCCTTCTACAGGAAACATTTTGATGCAGAGGAGAACAGAGTAAATCTACTATTTGCCCAAGCCAAATCTCGCGGAGTACATGTGGAGAAATG CACTGTGACCATACAGGACTTGCAAGATCACCTTTCCCAGGGACATGTAGCCATTGTACTAGTGAATGCGGTGGTGCTGCTGTGTGACTTGTGCCCCAGCCGTGTCAAGTACTGCTGTTTCCTTCCTATAGGGCAGAAATGCTTCTGTAGAAGCAGTGACTACCAGGGACATTTCATTGTTTTATGTGGATATAACAAAAGCTCTGGTAGCTTGTTCTACAACAACCCAGGATATGCCGATA GGCTGTGTCGTACAAGTGTGACAAATTTTGAGGAATCTCGCAGGAGCTATGGCACTGATGAGGACATCTTGTTCATCTATGTGGCAAGTTGA
- the GUCD1 gene encoding protein GUCD1 isoform X1, whose amino-acid sequence MKNPGQPEGGKGAVQPPSNQDNDNRVYSCDHVQLKVPLIQQSFHWDCGLACARMVLQYLKLLREEDFQNAMQKLHLTKSIWTIDLAYLMHHFGVQHRFCTQTLGVDKGYKNQSFYRKHFDAEENRVNLLFAQAKSRGVHVEKCTVTIQDLQDHLSQGHVAIVLVNAVVLLCDLCPSRVKYCCFLPIGQKCFCRSSDYQGHFIVLCGYNKSSGSLFYNNPGYADRLCRTSVTNFEESRRSYGTDEDILFIYVAS is encoded by the exons ATGAAGAATCCGGGGCAGCCCGAGGGGGGCAAGGGAGCTGTGCAACCCCCAAGCAACCAGGACAACGATAACCGTGTGTATTCAT GTGATCACGTCCAGTTAAAGGTCCCTCTCATCCAGCAGTCATTTCACTGGGATTGTGGTCTAGCATGTGCCCGCATGGTACTACA GTACCTGAAACTCCTGCGTGAGGAAGACTTTCAGAATGCCATGCAGAAGTTGCACCTTACTAAGAGCATATGGACCATTGACCTGGCCTACCTTATGCACCATTTTGGGGTCCAGCATCGTTTCTGCACACAGACACTAGGTGTAGATAAAGGATACAAGAATCAG TCCTTCTACAGGAAACATTTTGATGCAGAGGAGAACAGAGTAAATCTACTATTTGCCCAAGCCAAATCTCGCGGAGTACATGTGGAGAAATG CACTGTGACCATACAGGACTTGCAAGATCACCTTTCCCAGGGACATGTAGCCATTGTACTAGTGAATGCGGTGGTGCTGCTGTGTGACTTGTGCCCCAGCCGTGTCAAGTACTGCTGTTTCCTTCCTATAGGGCAGAAATGCTTCTGTAGAAGCAGTGACTACCAGGGACATTTCATTGTTTTATGTGGATATAACAAAAGCTCTGGTAGCTTGTTCTACAACAACCCAGGATATGCCGATA GGCTGTGTCGTACAAGTGTGACAAATTTTGAGGAATCTCGCAGGAGCTATGGCACTGATGAGGACATCTTGTTCATCTATGTGGCAAGTTGA